A window of Betaproteobacteria bacterium genomic DNA:
CCGCCAAGCCGTCCGGGCCATCTGCGAAACATCGCGGGCACGACCGAAGTCCTGGGGGCACTGTGGCCACTGCTTGCCATCGGAGCGCTCGCCGCACGGGGACGCAGCGTTCGCTGACGGGGGCCACGGAGTATCACGCGCCCATGACGGGGCGGGTCCCAGTCCTTAGAATCGAACCTTTGCGACGCGCAAGGCCCCGCGATGAGCTACTACGAACACCACGTTTTCTTCTGTTGCAACCAGCGGGATGATCCCAACCGCGCCTGCTGCGCCAACCAGGGTGCGTCCGACATGCGCGACTATGCCAAGGCCAGGATCAAGTCCCTGGGACTGGCAGGCCGGGGCAAGGTGCGGATCAACATGGCGGGCTGCCTGGACCGCTGCGAGGAGGGTCCCGTCGTCGTCGTCTACCCCGAGGAAGTCTGGTACACGTACGTCGACCGGAGCGACATCGACGAGATCATCGAGGAGCATCTGCAGCACGGGCGCGTCGTCGAGCGTCTTAAGATCTGATGCTTGCCGGCACGCGGCGGCAGCTCATCCCGGGACCGGCCGGGACGCTCGAGGCGGCCATCACCCTGCCCGCTGCGGATCCGTCGGGGATGGTCCTCATTGCGCACCCCCACCCGTTGTACGGCGGAACCATGGAGAACAAGGTGGTCCAGACGATCGCCCGCACGTTCGTCTCGCTGGGATTCGTGGCCTTCCGGGTCAATTTCCGGGGTGTGGGCGAGAGCGAGGGCGTGTTCGACGACGGGCGCGGAGAACTGGACGACTTCCGTGCCCTGGCAGCGTTCGCGCAAGGCCTCCACCCGGGGCTGCCGCTGTCCCTGGCAGGTTTCTCCTTCGGGGGTTACGTCGTCTCCCATCTGGCACGCGAGCTCTCGCCTCGCCATCTGGTACTTGCCGCCCCTGCCGTGGGCCGGTTCCCGGTGAGCGACGTGCCAGAACACACGCTGGTCGTGCACGGAGAGGAAGACGACGTCGTTTCCCTGCAGGACGTTCTGGCATGGGCCCGGCCGCAGAAGCTTCCCGTGGTGGTGATCCCGGGTGCAGGCCATTTCTTTCACGGCGATCTCCTGAAGCTCCAGCGCATCATCCGCAGCTGCAGGTCCGAGGCCGATTGACGGGGCCTGCCAACGCACGCTACTCATCGACATGTCCATGCTTCTGGTCAAATCCTTCCATATCGTCTTCGTGACGTCCTGGTTCGCCGGCCTCTTCTATCTGCCGAGGATCTTCGTCAACCTGGCTCTGGAGCAGGACCAGGCCGCGCGAGCCAGACTGCTCGTCATGTCCCGCAAGCTGTACCGGTTCATGACGATCCTCGCCATCCCTGCACTCGCGCTCGGCCTGTGGCTTTGGCTGGGCTTCGGAATCGGGGGGGGCTGGATGCACGCCAAGCTGCTGCTGGTGGCCGTCCTGCTGGGATACCACCACGGATGCGGTCGATTGCTGAAGCGGTTCGAGGCAGGCACCGACACACGCTCCCACGTCTGGTATCGCTGGTTCAACGAGTTGCCGGTGCTGCTGCTGCTGGCTGTCGTCCTGCTGGTCGTCACGAAGCCATTCTGAGCGGGGCGGAGATGTCCGCAAGGATCGAGACCGACGAGAAGGCCCTGGCCGAGGGGACGAAGGGTCGCATCGTGCGTCTGCAACGCCGGGTTCCGCGCCCATGAGCATGCATTCCGCCGGGGCGCCCTGCCCGCGTCCTGGAACTCGCTCGCTGCATCGCCGGCCATGCTGGCGAAGCCTCGTGGCGGAAACCTGCCTCGCGCTGGCCTTCCTGTGTCCGGCGGGCGCACCTGCCGCAGAAGCCGCCGGCGCGCGGGTCCTGCTGCAGACCTCCCTCGTGGCCGGTCTCGCGCATCATGACGCCAAGGACGTCTGGGAAGCACTGCGCGTGGGCGATATGTTGAATCTGGTGCGGCAGGACGCGAACGTTCACGACATGAACGCCGTGGTCGTCACCTGGAACGGCAGGATGCTGGGTTATTTGCCGAAAAGCGACAATGCGGACGTCGCCCGCATGATCGATCGCGGCCAGCCTTTGCAGGCCCGCATCCGTTCCATCGCGAAATATCGCAACCACCGCCGCAAACTCGAGATCGACGTCTTCATGGCCTGGTAGGCCACCTCGCTCAAGTCGGGGCGTTCGCGGA
This region includes:
- a CDS encoding (2Fe-2S) ferredoxin domain-containing protein, which codes for MSYYEHHVFFCCNQRDDPNRACCANQGASDMRDYAKARIKSLGLAGRGKVRINMAGCLDRCEEGPVVVVYPEEVWYTYVDRSDIDEIIEEHLQHGRVVERLKI
- a CDS encoding alpha/beta hydrolase, giving the protein MLAGTRRQLIPGPAGTLEAAITLPAADPSGMVLIAHPHPLYGGTMENKVVQTIARTFVSLGFVAFRVNFRGVGESEGVFDDGRGELDDFRALAAFAQGLHPGLPLSLAGFSFGGYVVSHLARELSPRHLVLAAPAVGRFPVSDVPEHTLVVHGEEDDVVSLQDVLAWARPQKLPVVVIPGAGHFFHGDLLKLQRIIRSCRSEAD
- a CDS encoding CopD family protein; this translates as MLLVKSFHIVFVTSWFAGLFYLPRIFVNLALEQDQAARARLLVMSRKLYRFMTILAIPALALGLWLWLGFGIGGGWMHAKLLLVAVLLGYHHGCGRLLKRFEAGTDTRSHVWYRWFNELPVLLLLAVVLLVVTKPF
- a CDS encoding HIRAN domain-containing protein — protein: MHSAGAPCPRPGTRSLHRRPCWRSLVAETCLALAFLCPAGAPAAEAAGARVLLQTSLVAGLAHHDAKDVWEALRVGDMLNLVRQDANVHDMNAVVVTWNGRMLGYLPKSDNADVARMIDRGQPLQARIRSIAKYRNHRRKLEIDVFMAW